DNA from Branchiostoma lanceolatum isolate klBraLanc5 chromosome 6, klBraLanc5.hap2, whole genome shotgun sequence:
CAGACAATGTCAAAATGCTAAAGGATACATTGTGGGATTTTACAAACTCAGACACTGCAAATCCATTCGGTAAAAAGTATAGCACTCGTTGTGTGTAAAATATTGTACAGAACATCCTTCTAGATCAACAAGTGTTTGTTGTCCCCTAAATGACCGACGCTCCTACATCAGAAAGTGCACGTGGGAATGTAGAACACGTATTTAATCATGAGCCCTTTAAATCCCACATGAAGTGTAGACGGAGTTATTATTCCCCTACGGCTGCCCCTCCCCGTACACAGTAGCACAAAGGACTGAAGAGCCTGCCCTATACAGGGAAACACACCAGCTCTTCGGCAAACACTCCACCACAATTCTCCACCCTCACAAATGCGCTCTTAATAAGGAAGCGGAGGGATGAGTTTGGAAAGCCCGTTATTTTCGTCTTCTTGAACTCTTTGTGCCTTTGTGGTCAGAAGAATGCACGTGTGTTCTTTGGGCGGGGTGCGCGATGTTCTCACAATGAAAGGGTTACGAATTAATCATCGTATTGTTGTTGGCATTGTGCTCGTAATGTAGCAGTGAAAAACACGCACTGAATGACATTTGTACAGCATAACGGGATTTTCATACTGTGTTACGCGCATTTGAATCAAACTACCATTACATCATTTTTTATGAAACGATTTTAGACGAGAAAATTCGTGATTTTAGACAGTTTGATCTGAGTTTGAAACCAGGGAGTCATTGCCTCAAGTCTCATGCCTACTCCATTGTTGGTTCAATTATTTTTTTCCACGACATTTCCAAGATGCGAGTAAAAGTGACGCAAAGACAATATTTGTTCGGCTAAACTTAGAAGACTTCCTCACGCATCGTGATGGGTGCACCGGCCGCGTGTTGTAACCATAGTAACAAGAGAGGAATATCTAACAGGGCAAAGCCTTTATAGACAATGACGAACTATAGCCTCCCGGCCTGGCCTTtctatagcctccttcgcagacttcctagaaaggcggcgtatatatttgggagaggggggaggggggtgacgcgatttcttacacgggccaagggaGTTATGTTGCCGATGGACGACCCCCTTtctccctcggcgacataactcccttggcccgtgtaagaaatcgcgtcaccccctccccccctcccccacaatatatacgccgcctttctaggaagtctgcgaaggaggctagcctTTCTACGGGtcgtacggatcgtagaattcggcaaaaaatggAATAATTTGGCAGTATAGTCAGTCCACGTGcacctgcgaatgaaaccctccatggccaaactcccctggcaaatattctccctatagccggcgtggttactctggtagagactagacgAACTTGGCCATTAAACTCAGGTGCAGAATTTAGTGAAGCAAGATCACACAGTTATGGCAGAAATATTAGTGCGATGTTATAGTTGTTGTTCTGTTATCATCTATTCTCATCTTCTTTGCATTTGATGGTGACCAACAATAATTCATAACTAAAGCTTAGCTTCCATTTGAATAGAAACCAAAGTTTCGTTTCGTTTTATCTGCCAAGACACGGCGAAAAGTTCCGGTATGATCGTCCTCTGGGGTCCCAAATATCAGAACGGTAAACAGGAAACAAAAGGCGAGTGTAGTTCCCACGGAATGTTTTATTTCCATTCGAAAGAAAGGAACAAGTTCATCATGGCTGCTACCACTGAAGAGTTGTTGTTTTCCGGCTCAACCGTACTCAcgaacaaacacagaaacaaaagaaCTGTTTAAACCTCACTTCAGATTGAATAACATCAATTATGACGTCGTGAGAGTCGTGCCGATAGGATTTCGTGAGAAGTAGATATTCATTTAAATAATGCGACACTCAATAAATTCAGAAATACCAGCACATATCACGATATCAAGATTCAGTAATTCTACAACATCATGTACATCAAATGGACAACCTCTTTAAATTTCTTACGAGAAAAATATGTACAATCACTCCGCAACAATTGACAATTTCTTAcacaatatcaatacaatctatatcatttttttaaataaagacATACATTTATCACTGATGACATATATGTACGTTTACTCCTTGTTAAGAAttttacgtacatgtacagaaaactaGTGGACCGTTCAATGAAGATCTGATTGAAAGAAGTCTTTTTCGCCTACAGAGCGGCCTTGTATTTTAGTCGTACAACAGAATAGGATTCCGACAATACAGTGcgcaataaatacatgtacatactgagATACATACAGATTGTCTCTGACAAATACGACAATGCGTGGACGTACATACTGGCCAGTTAGATGGCGTATTTACAACTAAGAGGGCCCTTCAGATGGCGTGTTCACACTGAAGCGGGTACTTTCAAAGCATAGCTTCGCTCCGGCTGATTTTTAACGTGTTGcgggggcgtttttgtcgggctttcgattttgccccgttttctttatggCTGGCGGACGagaagaaaacctgacaaaatggaaagcccgacaaaaacgtctaaaaagaCGCCCAAAacaagccgaacctctgcttggagagtatgtcgCGGGGCCCCTCGGATGGTCGAGTTCACACCGACGTGGGTCCCTCGGACGTCTCCGACAACTCGTCGGAAGGCGAGTCATTCTCCTCCTCCATGTCACCCTCCATGGCCGCGGTCAGGCTCCTCCGGACGCTGCGAATCTCCGCCTCACTGTGGAAAAAAGTGCCGTACTTGTTATAGGAAGAACTGACGATCATGACTATATGGCCTTGTCGTATGGTACAAAACTGATCATATTAGATACCAGATTTTTTGCAGAAGGTTGCATAAATTGTGAAGATTTTGCGTTCTAGACTGGGAACAGATTCGTAGATAAGATACTGCATAACGCATAATGATAATGTACAAATGATAACCAGGCACTTCCACAATTACTTAAAAAACGCCCAAGTCGGTCGCAGAATTACTAGTGAAGGAAAATACAGTCAAAGCAAGTCGTTACTTCGATTGGTGAAATTGGTTTCTTGTCTTCTACATGTTTCTTTAGGAAAAAAAGTACCGATGAAGTTAAGCCAACCATACAAAAACATAGCTAGCTGCAGGAGTTATGTGATATAAACAAGACACGTACCTGACTGTTTTCCCGGCCAAGACGTCCTTCATGAAGTGGATGTAGATGATGGCCAGTCTCAGGGTCTCAATCCGGGACAGCCGCTTCTCGTAGGAAAACGTGGGGACCTGGAAGAGAGTGTCTTCGTTTAGTTCTAATAGTCGATCACTGGATAAATCTTATCCAAACTAAGATGACAGAGCTTATCAGTATCAGATCCAGATAGAAATCAGAGAGTAAACATTATCTTATTCTACGCGTTCATTTTTAGTGGCACGTAGggcaattcctttttttttacttttttcagTAGcggggtatatttctacagttAGCAGTTTAAACATTTCCACTCAGCAATTTGAATATTAGCAGGTGAAACATTTTCAGTAAGACtgtatttttgcattttgtaaTTGCGATCTTTGGGGTTAGCGCGTGATAGCGTAAAAACTATAGCTAAGTTATATCTCTGTCTTACCCTCTTTCTGAGCTTGTCGAAGGCGTCGTTCAGGTTGAACATCCGCCGCCTCTCGCGTACGTTGGCGGCTTTCCGCTGCGCCAGGGTCGGGATGCGGCGCCGGGTCTTCGGCTTGGTCTGTCCGGGCTGCttggaaggaaaaaaaacacactcaaAATGACTGAAGCCTGGAAATCTACAGCCAGACAGAGTGAAGAAGACTCTCCGACGAGCGCTAGACTGATGATAAAGAACGGACTACACTTGCGTCTTGCTGCGCAAAAACGAAGATCactcaaaataaaatgaaatttgtcGCACTATTTTACGGAATTGTCCGCATATGCATGATACATTTAAATGTAACTTGATGAAGGATCCTTAGCAACTAGTTAGGCCGTCGAGcatgtttccaatgttttggAAACCGCAGTGTTTATTCATTCTCAATCACTGACTCAAACTAATCCCTTCCTAGCCACAAGGTAGATATCAAACAATTAAGACGCATCAATCCAGGTGTTCCCGTCGTTCTTGAGAAGTTTAGGTAAGCTGATCAGATGTATCTAAAGATCCCCTTAAAACCCGACCTGCGTTCAAAGATTTAGCCGCCACATTCGGACAAGACTATTAGATACGACAGGTACATTGTCATAGTTAGCTATCTATTATTCGGGTACCCTCTGTACGAGACTATAGTATAAGCGGAACTTCCTGTGATTAGTTAAGCGTGTAAGTATCCACGCCTCCCATCTCTTGTATGCCCCACGCGTGTACTGGAATCCGTACACCGAAGTGCACCACATAACACACATAACAGGCGTACTTCACATCTTTTCCCAATTGCTACTCGATCAGACTTACCCCAATATCAGCACATTGTATCACAGTTTGATTTGTTTAGAACCACACCCCGAAAATTAGACCATAAGTGAGGTGGAACAGACCTACAACTTTCCGTAAGGTCTCTTCGTAAGTCTTAACTTTGTGTTGTCATGAAAAGTCAGTTATTCAGAAGTAGACCATGTTCTATGCGATTGTGTTCCCCACTAAAGTCCCTCTTCTACTGAGCATGCTTTGCCTTCTGTAGTCTGTCTGTTATCTTCTTATAAAAGCCCGATGCTATCTTAAGTAATTGGTGATATCCTAGGGGTATAGACGATCTTTGCACCAAAGAAGAAATAGCGCAACTGTTCGGGGTTCAAGCGGTTTAAACATGTCACAGTCTAATCCATATTTCTTCAGTCTATCTCTACAGACTGTTGGTTTAAGTTATAAGTAGATTACAGCAAAATGTAGTTTTGACTGAAAATAATCTGTTAAGAACAGTTAGTTCTATTCCAGTATAACTGCAGTTCTGGTTTCCTATGGGAATTTTACTGTTCTAGAAACTACATATATAAAGCACATTGTGTGTACGTATACAACATTTCTGTGCTTAGGAAAAGAGACACGTAGAACTTGGAAGATTTTGCGTAAATTTGGCAGCATGAAACATTCGAACAAAAAATATGTCCAAcctgttgttgctgttgaagGCTTCCCTGTTGAGTCTGCTCGTACCCTAGGTGTGCTTGGGGCTGTCCGACGAAGTTGTACAGACCTTGGGTGTTCTGTGTCCCGTCGAAGTAGCCGGGTTGTTGCGGTACTTGTTGTGTCCAGCACGACCATGTTCCCGTCACCGTGGTGTTAGCGCTGTGATCGTGGCTTCCCCCTGAGGCGTCGTAGGAACCTTGTGTGTAGTTGTTGGGTGTGTAGTTGGACGGACTGTACGTGTTGGGGCTGTAGTTTCCACCGCTGGACGAGGAGGGACTGTACGTGTTGACGTCGCCTGGGACGTACCCGGCGTCGCCCGACGGGAAGCCGCCGCCGTAGAGTGGAACGTCGACGCTGGCGGCCAAGTCCCCGAGGTCGGCCAAGTCGAACGCAAGGCTGGCGAAGTTGTAGGTGCTGTTGTCGAAGTCGCTGTAAAAGTCCGGCATGGGCGTCATGTTTTGGTACGACGCCGACGCTCCGTTCTGATCAACGGTGTTGGATGCGCCGTTGAAACTGTATTGATCCTCGTTATATTGCACAACTTCCATTGtgagaaaaaaaggaaggaTTTTTGCCTTAAAAACAACACTTGTGCTGAAAAGTTTGCTAGCAAAACAGCCGGGAAAGAGAATCTGTGAAACAGCTTGTGGCGGAAGCCTGGATATCTGCAGCCAAACAGAGTGCAGAAGACTGTCCGACGAGCGCTAGTCTGATGATAAAGAACGGACGACACTTGCGTCTGGCTGCGCAAGCTGTGTGCAACAAGTGGTTGCTGTGTAAACGTGGCAAAATTGAACCACAGGCTGGCCCGCGGGTTGACGCACACGACAAGCTCTCTTCAACCTTCGCCGGCCACGACTCCGCAACTTTCCAATATCTCTGCCTTCCTCTACGACTCTTCGAGGACTGCACCCAACCCACGTTGTCCACTCGACTTTAAATATTCCTCCGCCGCGCTATTTACCCAAGTTAACTACTGTGTAATTCCCTGGCCCATTCAGGCAAATTAGAACTTAATTGTTCCGCGCAAGTCAGAGACAAACGGGGTGGCGTTTGTTGACACAATGTGTGTGAAGTACCGTAAATGGTTTTAATTCAGCCAATTATAATAGTACGGACTGAGCTTCTTCAGAAAAGCTTCTTTCATGTCACAAGGAGGAAAAGCTGGTGTAGTTTTTGTAAACTGttatttttaccatgtatttgtgATGCATGCTTTTGCTTATTGTGAGAGGAAAATTATGCCTACCGCGCTGTTTTTGCTGAACAAAGGCTGCGTATGTATCTCCCTATAATCGACGcagatatctttctttcttatgTTGAATTTGAGAGATAGAGGGATATTTTTGAATCGCGTTATGCAAAATTGGCGGCCCTTGTAACGCCTCAATTCAGACCTGATTGTCTGCTTGTGTGAGGCCGAACTTTGCACAAGTTGTCGAGTTTTAGGTCCAACTCGGTGCCAGGGCTGTAATGTATGGAAAGAGTAGACATATCCCATGATACACTTCGCCATGGAAACTTTAGAGTTGGTTTTCCGTACATGTGAATTTGACATTCGGTGCGATTTTTGCTTAAGGACTTTTGACTGGTAAAGTTTCTGTATTGTTTAATACCCACACGGACCACATACTAGTATACCGCCAACTGTTATTGATACGGTAACAATTGTCGCTATAATATGCGTTAGCGAATAGACCACCTTCCCCCCACGCACTCTGTCGAATATGGCctggtcttgatattttcaaTCCAAACTTAATCACACGTTTACTGTGTGCATCATGTGTATGAATTTCGTAAAtctatatgtatctatattgcAGATTGTTCTTCAGACGTAATATTCAATACGAGTTGTAATTCATGAGTAAGAAACCGCGTGCACCAAATCTGTATCACAGAATAGAACAATGAAGTTCACTTGAAATTATCACGGACAAAACAGTAATAATCACACGTTTactgtgtaacgttgggtaacataaattcgcggggtacttaaattcgggatttttcgaaaacggggtatttagggatatgtgctagatgcaacataagtaataccgctagaaatgcaaacctgacagacttacgtattcagaacactgtctgaaaagcttcgataagcatgcattataaggcgacgaggtcaaaaactctccgtcccttattggaacagtctgagggcttcgtgggagatttacacaacatggttgtcggctggtttataagaaaaatgtcacatccgcttcctgctaaacacaattatttacaagacaacttattacaatctcttttgctaacctgcaactggattctaagtgtgatcaatcatcaaaactcctctctgttgctacaacctacggcacgtgtattttcccgccgccatattgttaaccagaatcctgttgtcaagcagacgacaaaggtttgtgaggaacacttttttgtctaaatgctgcgtgtgatagtggactgaggaagatattttcctcaaagtttgctcctaacacaacaaggaacacatggacatagtagtattaccattgctacggcatccagctaactttccatgaataatgtaacgttacacgttgcccgatgatgacgatgggccgactttgagtgaagttctaccgactcaacacacgggttgttcccgaactggcctgatgtgtgcggtacggccgttttttcgtgtattttttttacttggacacgtctatatccatagcactctcctcaagccaaggatggaacgaatagctgctgtataaaatgtgattagcggtaagatattcaagacgaatcttctctcccgaattaatgtgcccccctgtccgacagcaccgtaattgtgcgtgcggcggacggtagtttctagttgaaatattatggtgtcagcacgactagagacaaaatctaccatatatatgattagtgcaaagatagtacacgatactgacagaattatagaaaaaaaggatggtttgttgttctgctagattgatttcagtcaaccattatcggaaaaatcccgaatttatgttacccaacgttacatcatgTGTATGAATTTCGTATGTATCTTCTTATATTGCAGATTGTACTTCAGACGTAATATTTAAGATAAGATGTAATTCATGAGTAAGAAACCGCGTGCACCAAATCTGTATCACAGAATAGAACAATGTGGTTCACTTGAAATTATCACGGACAAAACAGTAATATTTACTGTTACTGTGGATCCCTTTCATTTGTGGCGAGCGAATGACGCTGTAACCAGATGTTGTAGGCGCAGATCAGGGGGACAAAAGACGGGTGTGCGCCGGGTGTGCGGGCCTTTCTCTCCCGGCAAGGACGCCGTATTGTCCGGATGTGATTATATCGATCCTGGGATGTTTGCACTAATACTGGACGCGTGTCCTCTGTTTTCCGGTACCCAACGCTCGTGGCGATACAGAGTTCTCTCAAACTGGAATTCCTGTTCTAATTCAGCGATagagacaacaaacaaattatgatatcatgtatacatgtacagacttcCGTCGTAACTGATGGCAAAAGCTGCCTGACACCCAGTGTCATGGTAGGCCATCAACTTTGTCGAAACTTTTTGTCTTCTCTTGTGAATGGtattgatatagatttgaataGAAGTGCTACAACAGTTCTTTAGAGTAGTACCACAGTGTCTATGCAAAATAGATAGTTTAAGATATTTATGATGTCTAGATTTTAGATAATTACAACCATGTTATGACCGAAAAGTCTACCTCATGTTCCCCTCAGTTGTTTCTGCGACGGTTATATACCGTTATGGATATGTGATTTCTGGGCCATTTTTTGTCGCAAAAAAGGATTGCTTTCTTTCTCTATCTCCAGTTCAATGATAACCAAAATTGGTGCACCGTCGTCTAGACTAAGCTTCTTTTGATGTTTGAGGCTTGATATCTGCACAGCGCGTCTTCACTTAGGAGACTTGTACTTGTGTTCGACATCAAAGACTGAACACACTGATACAATCACGCCTGCGGCCACTACACGGGTAATTTCAAAGTGTCTGTTTTTTGTCTGAACGTCGGTAACGGCTGGTGaacagtgtatgtgtgtgtagcgTGCGGACCGGAAGACAGAGCAATGAAAGATGATTTCTAAAAGGGAATAAATGTGTGTCCGTGGTTATGGGTAAGAATTATTCGTGGTTATGATAGGACATGCAAAAAGGTGTTACTTCGAATCTAAGAATCTAATTCTTCGTGTCAGTCTTTCAGATATAAGCTAGAGTGTTTCAAAATGCTTTCTGATACAAACAAGTACAAAGTAAGGAAAAACGAatttgaaatcaattttgtttTGATCATAATCATAGATATTGTAGTAAGACTAAAACACAATTTTGATGGGCCAAGCTGCTACACAGTTTTGTGACACATGGATCGATGGACTTACCATCGCAAGCACGGAGCATGCGTAGGTGGCATGGATGTatgatgtaccagtctttgtaaACCTAGAAATTATAGATAGTAGACACTATGCAGTGACACTACACTATGTAGAGTGTCAAACGTTACTATAGTTTACGACGATTTCGTGGAATACTGGTCATAGTGGTCCCTGGTCCCAACTTTGCTTAATACTATAGACATCAAGCATTAGAGTCTAAAAGAAGCCAGTCCAACAGTAGTGTGCATTTTCAGGCAAAACGCAATGCAAGATATGACGAATTATTGCAAGACATATATAGAAGATGCATTGATGACTGTTACGTAGATCAGTCTGCAAATATGCTTACTACGAATGGGTGCTCTATCAGTTACCGCGGTCTCAACTCGCTGAGCAAAAAATTCTTAGTCTGTGATCTCTGTAAAAGTGTTTGAAACATGCTGCCGACAAATCGCTGTCCTATCGCTAACGTCTGTCGCGGTATGTGAAAATTAGTAGCTTGTATGTTCTCTATCAATGATGGCGGCACGTTAAGTCCTCGGCAGCAGCTTCGGCTCTTTTCGGCCGTCGGGTCGGTACTGTGATTACGAAGGCGTTCTATTGGTCTCATACAAAGGAAATTGCCGAAGCACTTTGCTGCTTTGTCTGAGATACTCTGTGTGTAGATTAAAAGAAGTTAGCGTTGCCAACGACAACAGTacgaaagaaagaagaaaaaaactgttttcTGACTTTGTGTCTCTGTCGTTGTATCTCTCTacctgtgatgttttctggaTTTTACATCTTGTCCATGCACTTTATTACTATGATCACGCAGTTATTCGCCCTACTGTATACGCGTAGAAAAGAGGAAATATAGAATTGAACATTGTCTCTCCATACTCTTGAAAGCCAGGTCCCTACAcgtgtcctgtttctttccatgttGTCATGACAGATTCAAGAAACATGTCTCCGAGCAGTCGGACTACACACGAAGAACGAATGTCTGTCAATGTGTGGCAATATTCGATATACACGTATTAGTATGCTCCATCTCAACTTTTCACAATTTTCATGCGAAGACCGACGGTTCAAACTTTGCTGCAGGATACCAACTTAGTGTATATTTCTTGTGCATATGTTGTTGCCGTGACTCCAACAACGCCCCCTGGTGTTCCTTCCTTGGAAGTTCATGTTGTGCATGTCTTTGCTACAAAATTAATGTCAAGTTTTTTTcgacaaatgtacattgtacctccTTGATTGTACTCAGGGATATAATGCATTAGCAATGCCGTGCTGTGTTTAGGTAGCCTTTATCTTTTAGTTAGAATCATTGTTAAGTATTGTACATTAATTTTAGTGCACATACAGTCTTTATTCTATTGTGTAGCAGCGATTGCGTTTGTacattcgccaagaaggttatgttttcatataTCTTGCGGCAATATTCCTCCGTCCCTTGAGGTTTGGAGTTAATCGAGACCCGTGGCCAATTTTCTGGTCAGCAGGTTACTTCAGAGGGCGCTCCCGACCAGACTTGGGCAGTCCCCCCGTCAGAAACCCGTCAGAGTCTCCGATGATATCAGTCTGTACCAAGATGGATGAAGCACGTTAGTAAGTCTCGTGTCGTCCAAAATGGGTGTCAATCACCCACAAAAGTCCCAAACAGCGCGCGCGTGTACGCTGAATGGACGACTGCAAACTACATACCGCACTGAGCCAGCGCACTTAGcggcggaaatcttgagatatTTGGGATATTTTGAGGAACCAGATGTCAACAGACTTTCAAACACTATGTAGGACAATGGCTTAAAGGAACGAAAATGAAATATGGGCGATATGACAAGTGATAAAAGGCTAAGGAAAGTACGAGAGATCACAGGAAAGGACAACCACATGTTAATGTTGCTTGAAGCGAAACATGTTTTAATCCTTTCAGCCGGCTCTAAACATTCTTGATCCAGCTCTTTCTCTGAATCTTCTGTCACCAAGACATGGAATGGAAGTACACAAAGGAACGTAAGGTACACACACTTCAATCTCGCATGAAACTTCACCAAGTGCAGAACAGAAGGATGCGTT
Protein-coding regions in this window:
- the LOC136436833 gene encoding uncharacterized protein isoform X2, with product MEVVQYNEDQYSFNGASNTVDQNGASASYQNMTPMPDFYSDFDNSTYNFASLAFDLADLGDLAASVDVPLYGGGFPSGDAGYVPGDVNTYSPSSSSGGNYSPNTYSPSNYTPNNYTQGSYDASGGSHDHSANTTVTGTWSCWTQQVPQQPGYFDGTQNTQGLYNFVGQPQAHLGYEQTQQGSLQQQQQPGQTKPKTRRRIPTLAQRKAANVRERRRMFNLNDAFDKLRKRVPTFSYEKRLSRIETLRLAIIYIHFMKDVLAGKTVSEAEIRSVRRSLTAAMEGDMEEENDSPSDELSETSEGPTSV
- the LOC136436833 gene encoding uncharacterized protein isoform X1 — encoded protein: MEVVQYNEDQYSFNGASNTVDQNGASASYQNMTPMPDFYSDFDNSTYNFASLAFDLADLGDLAASVDVPLYGGGFPSGDAGYVPGDVNTYSPSSSSGGNYSPNTYSPSNYTPNNYTQGSYDASGGSHDHSANTTVTGTWSCWTQQVPQQPGYFDGTQNTQGLYNFVGQPQAHLGYEQTQQGSLQQQQQQPGQTKPKTRRRIPTLAQRKAANVRERRRMFNLNDAFDKLRKRVPTFSYEKRLSRIETLRLAIIYIHFMKDVLAGKTVSEAEIRSVRRSLTAAMEGDMEEENDSPSDELSETSEGPTSV